The sequence AGAACCTCGAGCTCTCCGGCGGGAAGGCCCTGCTCTTCCAGATCCGCAAGGACCTGAACTCGGTCTCCGACGCGCGTGGCAACCCGTACCAGAACAACCAGAACATCCAGGCGACGATCACCGCCTACGACGTGATCATCCGCGACCTGCTGTCGATCACCCAGGACATCGCGCTCGCGTCCAACAACCGCGAGCTGGTCCGCGCGACCCGCGCCCTGCAGCAGTTCTCGCTCGCCAAGAACTCCACCTCGCAGCAGCGCGCGCTGATCAGCGCCGCGCTCGCCAACCCGGGCGGCCCCGACCTCAGCCTGAGCGACGAGTCCTTCGGTATCCGGCTGAAGTCGTCCTACGACAACGCGCTGACCGGCTTCAACAACATCTACACCTCGCACGACCTGGACAACCTGCGCGGCCAGCTGAGCTACAACTCGGTCGTCGCCGCGGCCGACCGCTACGCCCGCTCGATCCTGCAGCAGAGCGGTATCCACCAGAGCGAGGTCGTCAGCTACAAGGACTGGTACGAGCAGTCCACCGCCAAGATCGCCGCCGAGCGCCGGATCGAGTCCAAGCTCATCGAGGACCTCGACGGAAAGGCCCAGGAACTCCAGTCCCAGGCCGACACCGAAGCCCTGATCATCGGTGCCGCCGTCGCGCTGGTGCTGCTCGTCGCCCTCGGTGGCGCCGGTCTGATCGCCCGCTCGATGGTGCGCTCGCTGACCCGGCTCCAGTCCGCGGCCGAGGACGTCGCCGAGCGGCGACTGCCCGAGCTGGTCAAGACGCTCTCCGAGACCGACCCGCACGACGTCGACGTCGCCGTCGAACCCGTCGGCGTCGACTCCGCGGACGAGATCGGCCACGTGGCCCACGCCTTCGACATGGTGCACAGCGAGGCCGTCCGCCTCGCCGCCGAGCAGGCCCTCCTCCGCGGCAACATCAACGCGATGTTCACCAACCTCTCGCGCCGCAGCCAGGGCCTCATCCAGCGCCAGCTGTCGCTCATCTCCGAGCTGGAGAGCCGCGAGGCGGACCCGGACCAGCTGGCCAACCTCTTCAAGCTGGACCACCTCGCGACCCGTATGCGCCGCAACGGCGAAAACCTCCTCGTCCTCGCCGGTGAGGACCCGGGCCGCCGCTGGACCCGCCCCGTCCCGCTGGTCGACGTGCTCCGCGCCGCCGCCTCCGAGGTGGAGCAGTACGAGCGCATCGAGCTCGCCGCCGTGCCGTCGGCCGAGGTCGCCGGCCGCGTCGTCAACGACCTCGTCCACCTGCTCGCCGAGCTGCTCGAGAACGCCACCTCGTTCTCCAGCCCGCAGACCCGGGTCCGGGTCACCGGCCACGCCCTGCCGGACGGCCGGGTGCTGGTCGAGATCCACGACACCGGTATCGGTCTCAGCCCGGACGACCTGGCCGAGATCAACGAGCGCCTCGCCAACCCGCCGACGGTGGACGTCTCCGTCTCCCGCCGCATGGGCCTCTTCGTGGTCGGCCGCCTGTCCCTGCGACACGGCATCCGCATCCAGCTCCGTCCCAGCGACTCCGGTGGCACCACCGCGCTGGTCATGCTCCCGGTGGACGTCACCAACTCCGCCGACCGTCGCGGCGCCGGTCGCCCCGGCGGCGGGCAGCAGCCCAAGCAGCAGCGCGGGGTCGCCCCGACGCCGCGCCAGCAGCGCCAGATGCCGGCCGGCCAGGGCGGCCGCGGCGGCGACCGGGCCGCGCTCGGCCAGGCTCCGGCGGGCGGCGCTCCGCAGGGCCGGCCGCAGCTCGGCCAGGGCGGTCCCGGCCCGTCCGGCGGCCAGGGTGCCCCGGGCGCCCCGGCCGGCGGTCTGCCGACCCGCCAGATCGGCCAGTCGCTGCGGGAGAACCCGCCGCAGGCCGGTCGTCCGGCCACTCCCACCCAGCAGGGTCCCGGCCAGCAGGCCCCGAACCAGCCGGGTGCCGGCCAGGGCCGACCGGCTCCGGGCCGGCAGACCCCGCCGCAGCAGGGCACCCCGAACCAGCAGGGCGGCCTCCCGCAGCGCTCCCCCGGCCGGCAGGGGCCGCCGCAGGGCGCGCCCGGTGGTCTGCCCCGTCGCGAGCGGCAGCCCGGCGGCCCCCAGGGCCCGCAGGGTCCCCAGCAGAACGGTCCGCAGCAGAACGGCCCCCAGCAGGGCGGCCCGCAGCAGAGCGGTCCGGGGGCACGCCGTCCCGGCCAGGAGCGTCCGCAGGGCGCCGGTGCCCCCGCCGCCCGCGGCGGCGAGCAGCCGCAGCACGGCTGGGCCGACCAGTCGGGCCGTCCCGGCGCGCCGGCACCGCAGGGTGCCCGCCCCGGCGAGCGCCCGCAGGACGGGCTGCCGCAGCGCCAGCGCCCCGGCCAGGGCCGTCCCGGTCCGCAGGGCCGGCCGCAGCAGGGCCCGCAGCAGGGCCAGGGCGGCCGTCCGCAGCAGCCCGCCCAGGGCGACCGCCCGCAGCCGGGCCGGCAGCAGCCGCTGCCGCAGGCCCAGCAGCCCCAGCCGCTGCCGGCGGCCGACCCCTCCTCGGCGGAGAGCACCCAGCAGCTCGCCCGGCCCCGGTTCGAGGCCAGTGACATCGACCCGCGCGACCCGCTGGGCCTCGGCCTGGTCGAGCCGGTGCTGCCGAGCGTGCCGAACCCGGGCCGTCCGGAGCGGAACGTCCAGCCGCCGCAGGCCCCGCAGCAGCAGGCGGCACAGCCGCC comes from Streptomyces sp. TLI_053 and encodes:
- a CDS encoding nitrate- and nitrite sensing domain-containing protein, translating into MAAPQPAAAPGGPAEPAPDVIGRPEEEGAERKSARGKLRSSLTRRRAKGMSRLAMRNWRIRSKLIALLALPVMVALVLGGLRIQTSLETSQQLAQMANLSDLAKKATDLANALQNERDVSAGPMTNKPNAPLDDDIVAARKVTDDLSRTFTASADKFENLELSGGKALLFQIRKDLNSVSDARGNPYQNNQNIQATITAYDVIIRDLLSITQDIALASNNRELVRATRALQQFSLAKNSTSQQRALISAALANPGGPDLSLSDESFGIRLKSSYDNALTGFNNIYTSHDLDNLRGQLSYNSVVAAADRYARSILQQSGIHQSEVVSYKDWYEQSTAKIAAERRIESKLIEDLDGKAQELQSQADTEALIIGAAVALVLLVALGGAGLIARSMVRSLTRLQSAAEDVAERRLPELVKTLSETDPHDVDVAVEPVGVDSADEIGHVAHAFDMVHSEAVRLAAEQALLRGNINAMFTNLSRRSQGLIQRQLSLISELESREADPDQLANLFKLDHLATRMRRNGENLLVLAGEDPGRRWTRPVPLVDVLRAAASEVEQYERIELAAVPSAEVAGRVVNDLVHLLAELLENATSFSSPQTRVRVTGHALPDGRVLVEIHDTGIGLSPDDLAEINERLANPPTVDVSVSRRMGLFVVGRLSLRHGIRIQLRPSDSGGTTALVMLPVDVTNSADRRGAGRPGGGQQPKQQRGVAPTPRQQRQMPAGQGGRGGDRAALGQAPAGGAPQGRPQLGQGGPGPSGGQGAPGAPAGGLPTRQIGQSLRENPPQAGRPATPTQQGPGQQAPNQPGAGQGRPAPGRQTPPQQGTPNQQGGLPQRSPGRQGPPQGAPGGLPRRERQPGGPQGPQGPQQNGPQQNGPQQGGPQQSGPGARRPGQERPQGAGAPAARGGEQPQHGWADQSGRPGAPAPQGARPGERPQDGLPQRQRPGQGRPGPQGRPQQGPQQGQGGRPQQPAQGDRPQPGRQQPLPQAQQPQPLPAADPSSAESTQQLARPRFEASDIDPRDPLGLGLVEPVLPSVPNPGRPERNVQPPQAPQQQAAQPPVRQEPMALPSGPSEGGAPAEQGWYREEGRPGEQAYQPRRPGTTAPGFPAQDGGRQAPQGRPQRPQGPQQQAPQQRQPQQQAQQPQAQRQAPQQQAPQAQAPQSRPEQQAPQQQAQQQAPGQQQPGDAPWRPSANDERWRRAEQVREPSTSGVTMSGLPRRTPQANLVSGTAESSPMTGPQVSRAPEEVRGRLTNLRRGIQQGRRAGAEQAAGQPPANPAGSHHGAQQAGFDSFGGRTDGNAADHQER